A section of the Candidatus Latescibacterota bacterium genome encodes:
- a CDS encoding ribosome maturation factor RimP: MREDLESLLTEEIRQEGLELYSWQLRPAGKRRLLQVFIHGEQGVNLDDCARVSRRVGAALEAAEAVEGSYVLEVSSPGVDRPLLTPRHFAMALGERVRITRADHDPASGENPTLEGRLSDVGDDAIRLEWEGGEVTLPWSAIGKARVLATLSTRRD; the protein is encoded by the coding sequence ATGCGCGAGGACCTGGAGAGTCTCCTGACGGAGGAGATCCGCCAGGAAGGGCTGGAGCTCTACAGCTGGCAGCTGCGTCCGGCCGGCAAGCGCCGCCTCCTGCAGGTCTTCATCCATGGCGAGCAGGGGGTGAACCTGGACGACTGCGCCCGGGTGAGCCGACGGGTGGGCGCCGCGCTGGAGGCGGCCGAGGCCGTGGAGGGCAGTTACGTCCTCGAGGTTTCATCACCCGGGGTGGACCGGCCGCTGCTCACGCCGCGGCACTTCGCGATGGCGCTGGGCGAGCGCGTCCGGATCACGCGGGCGGACCACGATCCCGCGTCGGGCGAGAACCCGACGCTGGAGGGCCGGCTCAGCGACGTCGGCGACGACGCGATCCGGCTGGAGTGGGAGGGCGGCGAGGTCACGCTGCCCTGGAGCGCCATCGGCAAGGCGCGTGTCCTGGCCACGTTGAGCACGCGGCGGGACTGA
- the nusA gene encoding transcription termination factor NusA translates to MSEGFFEALQQITRERKVDREVLIETLAMGLRSAVRRKHGSEANVDVTIDPQGAIEIHLVMQVVTEDDLENEDQQLTVEEAREYIDDPEVGDMIRIPLDVKEFGRNAILTAKQVLVQGVREAERERIFNEYSKRVGEIVSGTVQQVDRGNILLNLGRAEALLPYREQIRRERWHQGETVKGLVLEVQRESRGPQVILSRTHPDLLLRLFEQEIPEVYEGLVEIKAIAREPGWRSKVAVYSKDDRVDAVGACVGMKGARVMAIVKELSGERIDIVPWDNDVHNFVSRALSPAMVSSIRVVDWDARALEVIVAEDQLSLAIGKEGQNVRLAAKLTGWRIDLVTSELLKLRDEAMEHVTMAVGDLEGITPRLAEALASAGYDSLEALAAAAPEQLAKIEGIGDKTAEKILERADAGLMDLENARDDYVDRRRRELEEERRQAEPFFDESKFDHDEDDEDEADGAPAADAGPATNPFEPKAEAADEEPDADPAPSTVEAGDDGERPA, encoded by the coding sequence ATGAGCGAAGGCTTCTTCGAAGCCCTGCAGCAGATCACTCGCGAGCGCAAGGTCGATCGCGAGGTGCTGATCGAGACGCTGGCCATGGGCCTGCGCTCGGCCGTGCGGCGCAAGCACGGCTCCGAGGCCAACGTGGACGTCACCATCGATCCCCAGGGGGCCATCGAGATCCACCTCGTGATGCAGGTCGTCACCGAGGACGACCTGGAGAACGAGGACCAGCAGCTCACGGTGGAGGAGGCGCGCGAGTACATCGACGATCCCGAAGTGGGGGACATGATCCGCATTCCCCTGGACGTCAAGGAATTCGGCCGCAACGCGATCCTCACCGCGAAGCAGGTGCTGGTGCAGGGCGTCCGCGAGGCCGAGCGCGAGCGCATCTTCAACGAGTACAGCAAGCGCGTGGGCGAGATCGTCAGCGGCACGGTGCAGCAGGTGGACCGCGGGAACATCCTGCTCAACCTGGGGCGCGCCGAGGCGTTGCTGCCCTACCGCGAGCAGATCCGCCGCGAGCGCTGGCATCAGGGCGAGACGGTCAAGGGCCTGGTGCTCGAGGTCCAGCGCGAATCGCGCGGACCCCAGGTGATCCTGAGCCGCACGCATCCCGACCTGCTGCTGCGCCTCTTCGAGCAGGAGATCCCCGAGGTCTACGAGGGCCTGGTGGAGATCAAGGCCATCGCCCGGGAGCCGGGCTGGCGCTCGAAGGTGGCCGTCTACAGCAAGGACGACCGCGTCGACGCCGTGGGCGCCTGCGTGGGCATGAAGGGCGCGCGCGTCATGGCCATCGTCAAGGAGCTGAGCGGCGAGCGCATCGACATCGTGCCCTGGGACAACGACGTGCACAACTTCGTGTCGCGCGCGCTGTCGCCGGCCATGGTCTCGTCCATCCGCGTGGTGGACTGGGACGCCCGCGCGCTGGAAGTCATCGTGGCCGAGGACCAGCTCTCGCTCGCCATCGGCAAGGAGGGGCAGAACGTCCGCCTGGCCGCGAAGCTGACGGGCTGGCGCATCGACCTCGTCACCAGCGAGCTGCTGAAGCTGCGCGATGAGGCCATGGAGCACGTGACCATGGCCGTGGGCGATCTGGAGGGCATCACGCCGCGCCTGGCCGAGGCCCTGGCCAGCGCCGGCTACGACAGCCTGGAGGCCCTCGCGGCCGCCGCGCCCGAGCAGCTCGCGAAGATCGAGGGCATCGGCGACAAGACCGCCGAGAAGATCCTCGAGCGCGCGGACGCCGGCCTCATGGATCTGGAGAACGCGCGGGACGACTACGTGGATCGCCGTCGTCGGGAACTGGAGGAGGAGCGGCGCCAGGCCGAGCCCTTCTTCGACGAGTCCAAGTTCGATCACGACGAGGACGACGAGGACGAGGCGGACGGCGCCCCCGCGGCCGACGCGGGTCCC